aataaaatactatttcaATATACGTCTCCGTGGGTAGTTCTTTTTCCTGACTTTAGTGAGGCTTGCAGCAAAAGATCGTTATATAAAGTAGGAACagagattaatatttactcCGGCTCCTGGTCGCGCCACTTCTCGCGCAATTCTTCAACATTGAAACCGCAGGCCTCGGCTTTCTTCACAATTGCTCTGGCCTTTTCAGCAACTGGGACATCAATCATCTTTCCATCCAACGTCCAAGCACCTCGACCCACAGCCGCCGCCTTATCATCTGCAATAGTCACCCGCACAGCCCACTGAACCTCATCCGAATCCGGGCCAAAGATCTGCTGCACAGTCGGCACCTGAGAAGGATGGATACACTGCTTCCCATTGAATCCCAACTGCCTGCCACCACGACATTCCTCTTCCAAAACAGCAGGCGGGGATCCATCACCCTTAGTCGATTTATAAGTCGTACAGACAAGATCGATAGTAGAGGGCAGATTCGCTGCCCTCGCAGCAGTAGCAATCATAGACCGGGCGAAAAGAAATTCAGTCAGATCGGGGGTCCGCGTAAGGCTGAGGTCGAGGGCGAAATCCTCAGCGGCGAAAATCAGGCCCTGAAGGAGTGGAGTGGAGGCGCATATCTGGGTCAGGTTGGTCAAAGATTTGGCCGACTCGACAAGAGCCAGGAGAGAGATAGGAGGTCGAGAGGAGGCATCTTGGGACTGGGGCTGCTGGGAAAGAGTGTGGGTGATGACGTCGTTGACGAATGTTAGGTCGGAAGCTGAGTTTACTTTCGGGATGACGACTGTGCTTAGATTGGGGGATTGAAGCTGTTTCGTTGTAAGCTGGtgaaatggaaagaaacaagcaaGGTTTGAAAATATGCATACAACTTCTGTTAGGTCTGCTAGGGCTAGACCGCTGTCTACGGAGTTGATGCGGACTGCTCGTTCGCGGATGCCTGAGGGTGCGGGCTGGTCGAGAGCTCTCCGCACCAGGGAACGAGCTTCCGCTTTCTTGTGCGGAGTCACGCTGTCTTCTAGGTCGTAGGCTACGCAGTCGGCTGTTAATGTGCGTGATTTGTCAATGAAGCGCTGCGATGAGCCCGGGACTGGATAGATTAGGGTCAGCGACGGCTGTCTAGGTGGAAGCAATGTGGTAGTGCGCTTGCAATCATCACGGTTTGTAGGGACCAGGtgaaatgcggggaagagCTGAGGAGAGATGTACTGTAGAGCAGTGCACGACGGAGCGCATTCCTGGATGCCATTGTCGCTTGGGGGTGAGCGATTCAAAGAGTCTTTGTATGtatcttgcttctctttAGTCCGGCAGTGTCTCAGCGGGGTGAGGAGAGCGAAGACTGGCGGCAGTTGAGAAGTAATTATTTTCCTCCCTCGGCACAGTCCATAAAGGCTTCTCCGGAATCTAGATTTCACATTGTGAGATCAGTGGAGACATCCATAAGCTTATTTTTAGGGGAAACATGATGCGTCCCGCTCAATTGAAGCTAACATAACATTTCACACCGCAGGTAAACTCTCTTCACACTATCAATCGATTGAATGTCTGTCCGTACATGAGAGATCATCTTATCAGTCCATCAAAGCAGCAGTAGTACGTAAATAACCGCGTATCAAAAGCTCCACCGCCCCTATTCTGCCATCACTCACCGCCCTGTCATGGAGACACGCAACATCATCGCATTCATTCCGCCCTGTCGACTATTCTTCCTGAGAAGAGCCAAGTGAGCGTATATGCTCCTGTCTTTGTCGCTAGCTTTCTGGCTTGCCCTGTATTAGATACTAAGGTTTTTTTCTCCGTCGCCATGGAGCAACAATCCCTTAATCCCGAACCCCAGCAGGGGGATCTCAACTGGCGCCTGAGTGCGCATCCGATTACGTTGCTTTGTTTCCTGGGCTTCCGCACCAGTGCCCTGCTGATGTACCTATTCGGggtattatttattaagaaTTTGTATGTGCCTTTATTTTGCACTTGCACAGCTCACTCCTGCAATATAATACCGACCCCTCGTGGGTAATCTCGGAGATTTCTGCCCCTGAATATATGACCGATCCAGTCTAACCTGAATCTATAGTATCttggtcttcatcatcacGCTGCTTCTCCTCGCAGCGGACTTCTATTACCTCAAAAACATCGCGGGACGTCGCTTGGTTGGTCTCCGTTGGTGGAACGAAGTGAACGTTGCGAGTGGTGACTCGCATTGGGTATTTGAATCCTCGGACCCAACAACTCGTAGGATCGCGGCTACAGATAAGAGATTCTTCTGGCTTAGCTTGTATGTGACGCCTGCGCTCTGGGTTGGCCTGGCGATATTGGCCATCATTAGACTGAGCAGTGTTATTTGGTTGAGCTTGGTTGGTGAGTAGTGCCTTGTCTTCTGTCACGCTCGGTTTGTGATAATAATTGGTATAGCTATTGCCCTCATCTTGACCATCACCAATACCCTTGCTTTCTCACGGTGCGACCGCTTCAGCCAAGCGTCCACCTTCGCCAACCGGGCACTGACTGGAGGAATTGTGAACAACATCGCGGGGGGTCTGCTGGGCAGACTCTTCAAGTAAACAAAGCAAGTCTTGAACTGTGTGCATTGTATGGCTGTCTTTCCTCTTATACATCTGGATGTATTTTTAAAATCACGTGCGCTTTATGTATGCTTCTAAGATTCAGGTGCCTCTCATTATGAAAACGAATGCAACATGTTTGGTATCTCACATTTTTTCTCTCTATTCATCTTTATATCACATTTGGTTATTATGAGGGATTTTTCAGGTCTTCGGTTTGGTTTGAAATCACTGGATCATATTCCTTGCAAGATATTGACTCCTTTCAAGCACTATGACTACAAATATAAGCACAAGCTATGTCAAACATAACATGACTTGTCAACACTACATGAGACACATCCACAAGAAAGGGTCCTAACTCAGCCCGTTTAACAGGAAGGATTCTTGCTATTAGACTCATGATGTACTAGGACCTCTCCCCAGGCACCCATACATCACAACATCTACCCCCTGCTATTCGCAATCTGAACTTGTCTCTCCCACTTGAAAACAGACACTTACAGATCAACAAACAGCATATAGATAAACAAATTCTTATCGAGGCAGACCCCAAAGTCTCTCCCCCTTTACGAGACCAATGCATCCCAACAAAACCCACCTGAAACCAACAATCTCAGCGAAAAGGTCAATGCAACCCACCCCGTTCATTTACAAAAATAACGAGGGCACTAGCCTGAGAAGATAACGCATGACGCTCAGGGTTCTTATGTCGGGAACCATGGAATAGGGAGTGACTGTGCCGCAGTACATACATTAGCGGCTTTGGTCgttattactattacttaAGTGCTCAGCCTACCGACAAGGATTAGATGTTGGTCAACACACGAGGCTGGGGTTGGTTCTATCCATCCTAGTATCCATCTTACGTGGCTCTCAATGCAATCAACAAAGACAGACTGGATTCAGTGTAGACAATTTCATTGTGAGTGCTGCATGGAATTTAGATGAGTAATTATAGCAAAAGAAGACacgatattgatattgatatAAATGTATATACATCCATTCCAGCCTCTCAAGCCCTATCATCATCCAACAACCTCAAATATCTCACAACTAACACCGACCCACAAGAgtaaaaagacaaaaggggaaagggaaaaaaggagaTGATAATCTGACCACAAACTCCCCCAAAAAGAGCTCACCTGCACAAATcccaaaacaaacaaaaacaccATACCCATCCCCAGTTCCCCGACCAAGCTAAATCCTAGTCCCACTATCGTCGTATCAGTTCTCCCCCGACATCCAAGCACAACATGCTTCTATTCGCTGTGGCCCTTTCCACCTCTCTCTCCTGGTTGAATCTTATTTCCGTACTTTTGAACAGGGTTATGACTGGTACGAGGCTGCGATGGTGTGTGGATTGTGTACACAAGGCTCCAGGCAACCATTgtcgattttctttgttcttaGGATTGTTTTGGTTCGCAGCCTTGTACttttgaaaaaagaaaaaaaccaaaaagaaattatagcCGTTCTATGAATTACAAAGTGAGTTTATGAAAAAATACTCGGGGAGGAGCATAAACACAATGTTATGATAACGTGATGATAACCAAAAGGAAAGGACAATTTCCTCTCAGAGCACAGATCACAGCCTCACAGTATATAACCCATCTTTTCATCTCGCTGCCTCAGCCTTGAATTTTGAttgatctttcttttctttctagaTGCAGACCAAAACCAAGAGGAAACGATTGAGTCGCGGTGGTCGCTGgacggaagaagagcgaCTTCAGCTGGTACGACTGCGTGATCGTAATAAGCATCTTGCTTGGGATCAGTTTCAGAAGGTGAGTCTTGTATTCTTCCTTGTTGTTCAGGTACCCTGGGCTTGTGGATGTTGGGGTTGCTGATTGCTTTACTGCTAGATATACTTTCCACGACGGTCCTATATGGCTTTGACGAAGGCTTATTCGGTGTattgtttctttccctttttattttccctctcttcgTACTACTTCGTTTAGATCTATCCCCTATTGGCATCTCtatgttcttctcttgttgatgTTTTTGTTGGGTTGTGTGGGTCGAAGAGGTTTGCTGACCTGGAATGTGTGCACCTACAAGGATATGAAATTGAAGCATACTAGGGACAACGCAATGGTGTGCACTCCATCCCTCGACCATAAACAGAAACAGCAGTTGCTTAACCGGGCCCTTGTCCCATGGCAGACCAATAACACTAGCAATGAGACGACACTCCCATCCAAGACCAACAGACCTAACAAACGGCCAAACATTGACGAGCGCTCCGTCAACGAACGGGCCAATAAACAGGCTAGGACAGCCGAGAGAGATTCGACCTATGTGCCTGAGGAAGACCCAGAATCTCCGGATAACGGAGATATTCATGAGGATGGCTCAGTATGTCCACCCCCGTCTAGCCAGAATCGAATAGAATTGCTAACAAGCATGCAGTCGAGCCCCATGCATGGTCGAACGAGAAGTTCGGTGAACTCCTTGGCAAAGCTTAGAGCCCAAACAGTCGCAACACAGCCGATATCTCAAAGTTCCAGAAATACCACAAGCTTACAGACAAGTGCATCGGATAAAACAGCTTCGGAGTCCCCTAGCCAGGCTAAACAAACCAGGGGCACTGAGAGGGTCATGGGCTCTGCTCACAATAACAAGCCTGTGCCGACCACTACAGCGATGCAGGGTATCAGTCTGCCCAAAGCCAATCCAGGCAATTCCCCTTCTAAAGCTTCGCAGCCGGAGCGGGCCAGTGCGCAAATAGAATGCATGAGTTTTGGCACGGCGCACGACCTATTTGCCAGCTTGGTGAAAACCATTGCTGATTACCGAAAAGCGTATGAATTACTGTCAAAATTTCCTGAGAGACAAGGGAACGAGCTCAATATATGGAGTCATCTCGACTTGATCTCTAATGCTCTTTCTTACCAGTCAGCTCAGTTACTTATTGAGAAGCAAACGCGAGAGCTCCAGGAACTCAGATCCGAGAACGACACACATAAAAAGGGCCGAGAATCCCTGGAGGCAGAGCTAGCTAAAAAAGATCAACAAATCAAGTCAAGTCAATCTCAGGGTTGCAAAGAATGTCGCCGACTGCAAGAGCGAATTGCggctctggagaagaagatcaaccATTATCAGCACATAGGAAGGCAATTTCTCTCTGATtcagaagaaagacagcCCCTTCTTGGCTCGCCGACGTCCGCCGCAGCGATATCTAGTTAACAGCAAGCTGAACAAGCTTTTGTCAGCTCGTTTAAAGTTGGCTGAAACTTTGTACGGCTTCtagaaccaaaaaaagaaagggctTGATTGTCACGGTGGCAGAGAGAATCGCCAGTTCTGCCTACCTTACTATATAATCTCGATCTGTTTATTGTTATATCTAACCCCACTTCATTCATGACTCTCTAAGCTATATCTTGTCTGTTTATCTACATACattctatatagataccAAATCTACAAAATAATCTATTTGAGTCTATCTTTCAGCAATATATAGCTTTCAAAGTTGTACTGTCAGAGTCTGAGCTAGACCCCGTGCATTTCCACACCGTACCCAAGTGCAGACTGCATTGGTGCCTTATTATGCATCCATGCCTTGATTTCTTGGCCATTTGGCCAACTTCACACCAGCCCAGCTCATCGATCCAAGTTCCCTCAATATCAAAATTGCCCTGATATCTCCTGAATATCATGATGGATGGCACGTACTGAGACGAAGAATATCTCACTGTCTGTACTCGCTGCAAAGTCTTGGGCGCGCATTGTGAAGATGTCTCCGTCTTGGGATACATCTTGCCACCCGATCTACGAGATTACAAATGTCATCTTTTGTTCCATGGCGAGTGTAGTCAATGTCCAGAACCCTCCAGCGAATTTCTTTAGGAGTATTGCCGACACCTAAGACTTGGCCATGTGGTGGATTGCACCCATGTTTGGAAAGAATCCCCGAGACGAACCGATCACACAAAGATATAATCGTCGTAGGTTGAGGTCTCTCAAATTGAGGATCGGGAAGTTTCAAGAGACGCGGCAATGTGCCAGAGTCTGTGGGTTCTGTCGCATGTTAGTACAGACACTTGAAAGGGACCACAGATTCGATAAAAGAGAGGATCCCAGCATCATCATTGGAATGAacttggaggaagatgaggattTTTTACCTCGAGCGTGGGGTAGACTTTCAAATCCGAGTATGCACCTTATATGGTTAGTGGCAGGGCGTtcgtttttgtttctctacCCAGAATCTCGTCGCTAATGAAGAAATCACAGAAATAGGTTGGATGCAAATTTTATGGGCTGAGAAAGTCTACTTCAAAAAACAGCCGGTTGTTGCAACCTGAACCTGAACCTGACGTTAACTGGGGTGTTATCCGTGACTGGCTTCAGGACTGCTGTGCCAACCATAAGGGCGATGTTAATAAAGAGGCTGATTCAACCATAATACCTCAAATGCGCGTATTCGATGTTGAAGAGGGATGCGTTGTGATGGCTCCTCCGCATTGCAAGTATGCTAGTTTGAGCTACGTATGGGGGAAACCATCAGACCAAGATCTTTCAGCAAGGACAGAAAACATAACTAACCTtgagaagaaaggatatcTATATAAGAATCTCCCAACAGCAACATTCCACGATGCAATGGTAGCATGTGCAAAGCTTGGCCTTCGCTATCTCGGGACAGATAGGCTCTGCATCCTTCAAGACGCAATCCAGGATAAACACACCCAGGTTAATGCCATGGATGTCATCTATAGTTGCTCTGTTGTCACTCTGGTTGTCCTGGCAGGAGTGAATGCCCACTATGACTTGCCCGGTGTGCACATGAGGAAACGAACCCCATGGCCAATCTTAGAGACACAGGGTCTATACTTGATTAGGGAGCCAGATACGTATACTAAAGCATGCGATTTTGCAGTGTGGGCCTCCCGAGGTTGGACATTGCAAGAGGCAGTTCTCTCTCCTCGACTCCTATTCTTCACCAATGATGGGGTTTACTTCGAGTGCTGCCACGACCCCTTTGTTAAAGATGAAAATGCATTCGTACATCCAAATTACAAGAGAGATCGGTGCAAAGGACAATCTAATTTGTCCAGTTCAAATGACTTGGTTAAGCAATACACTCAAAGAAGCTTGCGTAGCAGGAAGGAGGATGGATGCAGTGTCTTTGTGGAAGGTTGTGGACTGGATATGCAATCGTGGTGGAGGATCCGGGAAAGCACCCCTAACATTCAGATTGATGTTCTTGCTCTGTCTTTGGAGTTATACCCACATTCTAAAACCGCTTGGCATCATCCACGCAATCTAGGCGAGAAAATATTTGGCGAAGAGCTATCATACTGGCGTGATTCCGCAGGCCAGCCCCTATATCTGTGTATGTGGACACATTGAACCAGATCAACAGTGATGATGGCTCTACGCTGACTGATTATACAACGAGGGAAAAATGTAACAATCCCTCCGAGGCCGAGGAAACCAATCACGATCCCATTTACGGCAAACTGAGATATGCTCTCTTTGCCAATGTAATGATCGTGGAAACAAAAGATGGTGAGAGCAGACGGATTGGAATCGGGAAAACCTCTCTAAAATCATGGACCAAGGGAAAGGCCCGAGTTTGGGACCTTTGTATTGAAGTGATACACTATGGATAATCAATAGACAGTATGTTATCGAAAGCATCCCTATGTATCATTACCATTAGAGCTGTTTGATAACTTAAGATATCTCTTGCATAATATCAGCCGGTAGTACACACCTCTATGCACCCTTATAGTCTTCTTGGTGACGAAGTCTTGTTGTAGCTGTCACTAATATTGATTTTGAAACCCTGTGCACATTCCATAATCGATAGGCCGGTGGCCACAAACTGTAACTGATATCCCCGACCTCTAAAAATGGTCATGTTCTATTTGTATGGTGAAATAGTTTACTTGCGGGGCCATGATATAAAGAAACCACCTAACCCTCATATAACGGTTATAGTGGCGCAGAAGGCTGTACCTTTCTTCGACTATCACTATAGACACGGCCATAGTGCTATACTATAGTATGTACTTCTACAGCTCTGGTTTATATGATCATGAACATGACCCGTCATTATGGTCACTACATGCACAAGCGGTACGTTACTTCGAAGTGGAGCTTCAGAGTTACTAAATTACAGGAACCAAGGTGATTTATCCACAAACTCCAACTCTCCCTGTCTATGACATTCTCCCACTGACCTTCCGGGGAGCATTTAACCAATGTATATATTACAGTCTACGTACATATAAAACCCAGGTTCACACGGGAAAAGAGTGCACTGTAAGTGAGTCCGTCCATACGagtattctattatattttccGCAGTTTACTTACAGACTACGCACTAGTAACCTGGACTCTGGTAAGTGCAAACGATTTCCTCGTCACGGCCGGTTCCAGAGCAGCACGCAGCCTGATTGCTCAGGCCCCCGTTATTGGCAGGGACAGGCAGGTTGGGGCCTGTTGAGCCCAGATAAGCGCATTTACAAAaggcaggagaagaagggcaagctTCGTAGCCATTTTGTCTATCCACGGCATAATCACTTGCTAGATATCAGTTTTCCCGTCAGGTTAGAAAGATCATGGCAGCCGCTGCGTCCCGGCGGATGGGAATTGCATCCACACTAAGTTCTATCCTACTCCCTTTTCTGTTATAGTGTAAGGCTTATAGGGTGAGGTACGGAAGCGCTAGTACGACAGTGTCGCTGCATTGTTACATATAAGCGATGGATATTTGGCTGATCGCCCTCTAGTTAAGTATCTATGTGGATAGCAACCCTGACTTACCACGGATTGACAATTGGCATACCATGGATACATATATGACACAGATAATTTCATCAAAGAAAGAGCTCTTAGAAGCTCCAGAGCACGGCAAGACCAGATAGAAGGTGAAATGTTCAGGATGGCAGCAACTTTTGCACTATCATTACCAAAGTATGTAATAAGATAAAAGGAGGGTCTTGCAATTCCCAAGCGTGCCGCGAATAGTGACGAGATAACTACTgctcctcgatctcctcctcaccatACTCTCCaatgtcctcctcatcatcgatAGAGGCTTCTTGGTATTGCTGGTATTCCGACACCAAATCGTTCATGTTGCTTTCCGCTTCCGTGAATTCCATCTCGTCCATACCCTCGCTGGTGTACCAGTGCAAGAATGCCTTGCGACGGAACATGCTAGAGAACTGATTGCCGATACGCTGGAACAATTCCTGGATGGATGTCGAATTACCGATGAAGGTTGAAGCCATCTTCAGGCCCCTGGGAGGCACGGAGCAGACCGTGGTTTGGATATTGTTGGGGATCCATTCAACGAAGTATCCGCTGTTCTTAGTCTGGACGCCACGCATTTGATCTTCGACCTCCTTCGTCGAGACTTTTCCACGGCTGAATCATAGTTAGTCTTTGCAATCATGAATTGCGGAGGAAACCTACAAGATCGCGGAGCAAGTCAAAAAGCGGCCGTTGTGGAAATTAGCAGCAGCCATCATGTTTCTGGGATCGAACATCTGTTGGGTCAATTCAGGCACGGAGACTGCGCGGAATGAATGGGCCCCTCGGCTGGTCAGTGGTGCAAAGCCCACCATGAAGAAATGAAGCCGGGGGAAGGGCACCATGTTCACAGCCAGTTTTCGCAGGTCGGAATTGAGTTGACCAGGGAATCGAAGACTGACGGTAACACCAGACATAACTGCCGAGACCAGGTGGTTAAGGTCACCATAGGAAGGAGAAGCCAGTTTCAGGGTGCGCATGCAGATGTCGTAGAGGGCCTACGTTGATTAGAACACATCTTCACTTAGGAAAATAATGGTTTCGCACCTCGTTATCGATGCAGAATGTCTCGTCGGAATGCTCCACCAGCTGATGAACAGACAATGTGGCGTTGTATGGCTCCACCACTGTATCCGAGACCTTCGGCGAAGGCGCCACAGAGAAAGTGGCCATCATACGATCCGGGAATTCCTCACGTATCTTCGAGATCAAAAGAGTTCCCATACCGGAACCCGTACCACCTCCAAGGGAGTGTGTGATCTGGAATCCTTGCAGACAGTCACAGCTTTCGGCTTCACGACGAACGACATCCACAACAGAATCAACCAATTCAGCACCTTCCGTATAGTGACCCTTTGCCCAGTTATTTCCCGCGCTTGACTGGCCGAATACGAAGTTGTCCGGTCGGAAAAGCTGTCCAAACGGACCAGCACGGACGGCGTCCATCGTGCCGGGCTCCAAGTCCACGAGGACCGCGCGGGGAACATATTTCTGGTTGCCGACCTAGTGGATTGGTGAGCGGCAGTAGTACACACGATTTAGAGAAGCTTAGCTACCTCATTGAAATAGACATTCATCCGCTCCAGTTCTTGGTCGTTGGAGCCAGTGTACCTGAGAATCAATTAGGAGAAGTCCGTCACGTCATAGCTCA
This Aspergillus flavus chromosome 1, complete sequence DNA region includes the following protein-coding sequences:
- a CDS encoding beta-tubulin (tubulin alpha-1 chain); this translates as VHLQTGQCGNQVGTAFWQIISGEHGLDASGVYTGSNDQELERMNVYFNEVGNQKYVPRAVLVDLEPGTMDAVRAGPFGQLFRPDNFVFGQSSAGNNWAKGHYTEGAELVDSVVDVVRREAESCDCLQGFQITHSLGGGTGSGMGTLLISKIREEFPDRMMATFSVAPSPKVSDTVVEPYNATLSVHQLVEHSDETFCIDNEALYDICMRTLKLASPSYGDLNHLVSAVMSGVTVSLRFPGQLNSDLRKLAVNMVPFPRLHFFMVGFAPLTSRGAHSFRAVSVPELTQQMFDPRNMMAAANFHNGRFLTCSAIFRGKVSTKEVEDQMRGVQTKNSGYFVEWIPNNIQTTVCSVPPRGLKMASTFIGNSTSIQELFQRIGNQFSSMFRRKAFLHWYTSEGMDEMEFTEAESNMNDLVSEYQQYQEASIDDEEDIGEYGEEEIEEQ
- a CDS encoding putative citrate lyase beta subunit, whose amino-acid sequence is MASRNALRRALLYIPGSSQRFIDKSRTLTADCVAYDLEDSVTPHKKAEARSLVRRALDQPAPSGIRERAVRINSVDSGLALADLTEVLQSPNLSTVVIPKVNSASDLTFVNDVITHTLSQQPQSQDASSRPPISLLALVESAKSLTNLTQICASTPLLQGLIFAAEDFALDLSLTRTPDLTEFLFARSMIATAARAANLPSTIDLVCTTYKSTKGDGSPPAVLEEECRGGRQLGFNGKQCIHPSQVPTVQQIFGPDSDEVQWAVRVTIADDKAAAVGRGAWTLDGKMIDVPVAEKARAIVKKAEACGFNVEELREKWRDQEPE
- a CDS encoding heterokaryon incompatibility protein-domain-containing protein; translated protein: MCQSLFDKREDPSIIIGMNLEEDEDFLPRAWGRLSNPSMHLICRLLQPEPEPDVNWGVIRDWLQDCCANHKGDVNKEADSTIIPQMRVFDVEEGCVVMAPPHCKYASLSYVWGKPSDQDLSARTENITNLEKKGYLYKNLPTATFHDAMVACAKLGLRYLGTDRLCILQDAIQDKHTQVNAMDVIYSCSVVTLVVLAGVNAHYDLPGVHMRKRTPWPILETQGLYLIREPDTYTKACDFAVWASRGWTLQEAVLSPRLLFFTNDGVYFECCHDPFVKDENAFVHPNYKRDRCKGQSNLSSSNDLVKQYTQRSLRSRKEDGCSVFVEGCGLDMQSWWRIRESTPNIQIDVLALSLELYPHSKTAWHHPRNLGEKIFGEELSYWRDSAGQPLYLYTLVYMIMNMTRHYGHYMHKRFTREKSALLLTDYALVTWTLSSTQPDCSGPRYWQGQAGWGLLSPDKRIYKRQEKKGKLRSHFVYPRHNHLLDISFPVRLERSWQPLRPGGWELHPH
- a CDS encoding putative clathrin-coated vesicle protein (Golgi apparatus membrane protein tvp23), with the translated sequence MEQQSLNPEPQQGDLNWRLSAHPITLLCFLGFRTSALLMYLFGVLFIKNFILVFIITLLLLAADFYYLKNIAGRRLVGLRWWNEVNVASGDSHWVFESSDPTTRRIAATDKRFFWLSLYVTPALWVGLAILAIIRLSSVIWLSLVAIALILTITNTLAFSRCDRFSQASTFANRALTGGIVNNIAGGLLGRLFK